One region of Mangifera indica cultivar Alphonso chromosome 3, CATAS_Mindica_2.1, whole genome shotgun sequence genomic DNA includes:
- the LOC123211086 gene encoding histone acetyltransferase GCN5-like isoform X1 produces MDTHSSHLTVQNRSRNSQSQTPSPSHSASASATSSIHKRKLAATAAAAASEDHGPPTFPSSFSADTRDGALTSNDDLESISARGADSDADDSEDAVVDDDEDEFDNDNESSMRTFTAARLENNNSVGSARNTKLKTEPVTVKLENPDGGKETGPIGSAVLGSTGGAGSSVTGIVVKEDSVKIFTENIQASGAYSAREESLKREEEAGRLKFVCLGNDGVDDHMVWLIGLKNIFARQLPNMPKEYIVRLVMDRSHKSVMVIRNNQVVGGITYRPYASQRFGEIAFCAITADEQVKGYGTRLMNHLKQHARDIDGLTHFLTYADNNAVGYFIKQGFTKEIYLEKDRWQGYIKDYDGGILMECKIDPKLPYTDLSTMIRRQRQAIDEKIRELSNCHIVYQGIDFQKVHGIFKNMLLIYWMTVNLFKEAGIPKKIIKVEDVPGLREAGWTPDQWGHSRFRTSASTDSTSSQKFLTAFMRSLLKFLQSMHDHVDAWPFKEPVDARDVPDYYDIIKDPMDLRTMSKRVESEQYYVTFEMFMADVKRMFHNARTYNSPDTIYYKCSMRLEAHFQSKVQSGLQSGTKIQQ; encoded by the exons ATGGACACACATTCCTCTCACCTTACTGTGCAGAATCGCTCGCGGAACTCACAATCACAAACCCCGTCCCCGTCCCACTCGGCCTCCGCATCCGCCACGTCGTCGATTCACAAGCGCAAACTAGCAGCGACAGCCGCGGCGGCCGCGTCTGAGGACCATGGACCGCCTACATTCCCTTCTTCCTTTTCTGCCGACACTCGCGACGGTGCCTTGACGTCCAATGACGACCTTGAGAGCATCTCCGCCCGCGGCGCCGACTCCGACGCTGACGACTCAGAGGACGCGGTGGTTGACGATGATGAGGACGAGTTCGACAACGACAATGAGTCTTCCATGCGAACCTTCACCGCCGCTCGGCTGGAGAACAATAACTCAGTTGGCTCCGCGCGGAACACGAAGCTGAAGACAGAGCCTGTGACGGTTAAACTTGAGAATCCGGATGGCGGGAAGGAAACTGGTCCCATAGGGAGTGCTGTCTTGGGGTCGACTGGTGGGGCTGGAAGTTCGGTGACGGGAATTGTGGTTAAAGAAGATTCAGTTAAAATATTTACAGAGAATATACAAGCTAGTGGGGCTTATAGTGCTCGAGAAGAGAGCTTAAAGCGAGag GAAGAAGCTGGAAGGCTCAAGTTTGTGTGCCTTGGGAACGATGGTGTTGATGATCATATGGTTTG GTTAATAGGGCTAAAGAATATCTTTGCGAGGCAGCTACCTAACATGCCTAAGGAGTACATTGTCCGACTTGTGATGGATAG AAGCCACAAGTCGGTTATGGTTATCAGAAATAATCAGGTTGTTGGTGGCATAACATATCGCCCATATGCCag CCAAAGGTTTGGGGAGATAGCTTTTTGTGCAATTACAGCTGATGAACAAGTAAAAGGTTATGGCACCAGATTGATGAACCATTTAAAGCAGCATGCACGTGATATTGATGGGCTAACACATTTTCTAACATATGCTGATAATAATGCTGttggttattttattaaacag GGTTTTACCAAAGAGATTTACTTGGAGAAGGACCGATGGCAAGG GTATATAAAGGATTATGATGGAGGAATCCTTATGGAATGTAAAATTGATCCAAAGCTGCCATACACTGATCTATCGACCATGATCCGCCGTCAAAGGCAG GCAATTGATGAGAAGATAAGAGAGCTCTCAAATTGCCATATTGTCTACCAAGGAATTGATTTTCAGAAGGTACATGGCATCTTTAAGAATATGCTATTAATTTATTGGATGACAGTGAATTTATTT aaagaAGCTGGTATccctaaaaaaataatcaaagttGAGGATGTTCCTGGTTTGA GGGAAGCTGGGTGGACTCCTGATCAATGGGGTCATTCACGATTTAGAACAAGTGCTTCCACTGACAGTACATCAagtcaaaaatttttaactgcATTCATGCGCTCACTTCTGAAG tttctGCAGTCAATGCATGACCATGTTGATGCTTGGCCATTCAAGGAGCCGGTTGATGCCCGTGATGTTCCTGATTATTATGACATCATTAAAGATCCCATGG ATCTAAGGACAATGTCAAAAAGAGTAGAATCAGAACAATATTATGTCACATTTGAGATGTTTATGGCCGATGTCAAGAGGATGTTTCACAATGCTCGCACTTATAATTCCCCTGACACCATCTACTATAAATGTTCAATGAG GCTGGAAGCACACTTTCAAAGCAAAGTTCAATCAGGTCTGCAATCTGGCACCAAAATTCAGCAGTAA
- the LOC123211086 gene encoding histone acetyltransferase GCN5-like isoform X3, with the protein MDTHSSHLTVQNRSRNSQSQTPSPSHSASASATSSIHKRKLAATAAAAASEDHGPPTFPSSFSADTRDGALTSNDDLESISARGADSDADDSEDAVVDDDEDEFDNDNESSMRTFTAARLENNNSVGSARNTKLKTEPVTVKLENPDGGKETGPIGSAVLGSTGGAGSSVTGIVVKEDSVKIFTENIQASGAYSAREESLKREEEAGRLKFVCLGNDGVDDHMVWLIGLKNIFARQLPNMPKEYIVRLVMDRSHKSVMVIRNNQVVGGITYRPYASQRFGEIAFCAITADEQVKGYGTRLMNHLKQHARDIDGLTHFLTYADNNAVGYFIKQGFTKEIYLEKDRWQGYIKDYDGGILMECKIDPKLPYTDLSTMIRRQRQAIDEKIRELSNCHIVYQGIDFQKKEAGIPKKIIKVEDVPGLREAGWTPDQWGHSRFRTSASTDSTSSQKFLTAFMRSLLKFLQSMHDHVDAWPFKEPVDARDVPDYYDIIKDPMDLRTMSKRVESEQYYVTFEMFMADVKRMFHNARTYNSPDTIYYKCSMRLEAHFQSKVQSGLQSGTKIQQ; encoded by the exons ATGGACACACATTCCTCTCACCTTACTGTGCAGAATCGCTCGCGGAACTCACAATCACAAACCCCGTCCCCGTCCCACTCGGCCTCCGCATCCGCCACGTCGTCGATTCACAAGCGCAAACTAGCAGCGACAGCCGCGGCGGCCGCGTCTGAGGACCATGGACCGCCTACATTCCCTTCTTCCTTTTCTGCCGACACTCGCGACGGTGCCTTGACGTCCAATGACGACCTTGAGAGCATCTCCGCCCGCGGCGCCGACTCCGACGCTGACGACTCAGAGGACGCGGTGGTTGACGATGATGAGGACGAGTTCGACAACGACAATGAGTCTTCCATGCGAACCTTCACCGCCGCTCGGCTGGAGAACAATAACTCAGTTGGCTCCGCGCGGAACACGAAGCTGAAGACAGAGCCTGTGACGGTTAAACTTGAGAATCCGGATGGCGGGAAGGAAACTGGTCCCATAGGGAGTGCTGTCTTGGGGTCGACTGGTGGGGCTGGAAGTTCGGTGACGGGAATTGTGGTTAAAGAAGATTCAGTTAAAATATTTACAGAGAATATACAAGCTAGTGGGGCTTATAGTGCTCGAGAAGAGAGCTTAAAGCGAGag GAAGAAGCTGGAAGGCTCAAGTTTGTGTGCCTTGGGAACGATGGTGTTGATGATCATATGGTTTG GTTAATAGGGCTAAAGAATATCTTTGCGAGGCAGCTACCTAACATGCCTAAGGAGTACATTGTCCGACTTGTGATGGATAG AAGCCACAAGTCGGTTATGGTTATCAGAAATAATCAGGTTGTTGGTGGCATAACATATCGCCCATATGCCag CCAAAGGTTTGGGGAGATAGCTTTTTGTGCAATTACAGCTGATGAACAAGTAAAAGGTTATGGCACCAGATTGATGAACCATTTAAAGCAGCATGCACGTGATATTGATGGGCTAACACATTTTCTAACATATGCTGATAATAATGCTGttggttattttattaaacag GGTTTTACCAAAGAGATTTACTTGGAGAAGGACCGATGGCAAGG GTATATAAAGGATTATGATGGAGGAATCCTTATGGAATGTAAAATTGATCCAAAGCTGCCATACACTGATCTATCGACCATGATCCGCCGTCAAAGGCAG GCAATTGATGAGAAGATAAGAGAGCTCTCAAATTGCCATATTGTCTACCAAGGAATTGATTTTCAGAAG aaagaAGCTGGTATccctaaaaaaataatcaaagttGAGGATGTTCCTGGTTTGA GGGAAGCTGGGTGGACTCCTGATCAATGGGGTCATTCACGATTTAGAACAAGTGCTTCCACTGACAGTACATCAagtcaaaaatttttaactgcATTCATGCGCTCACTTCTGAAG tttctGCAGTCAATGCATGACCATGTTGATGCTTGGCCATTCAAGGAGCCGGTTGATGCCCGTGATGTTCCTGATTATTATGACATCATTAAAGATCCCATGG ATCTAAGGACAATGTCAAAAAGAGTAGAATCAGAACAATATTATGTCACATTTGAGATGTTTATGGCCGATGTCAAGAGGATGTTTCACAATGCTCGCACTTATAATTCCCCTGACACCATCTACTATAAATGTTCAATGAG GCTGGAAGCACACTTTCAAAGCAAAGTTCAATCAGGTCTGCAATCTGGCACCAAAATTCAGCAGTAA
- the LOC123211086 gene encoding histone acetyltransferase GCN5-like isoform X4: MDTHSSHLTVQNRSRNSQSQTPSPSHSASASATSSIHKRKLAATAAAAASEDHGPPTFPSSFSADTRDGALTSNDDLESISARGADSDADDSEDAVVDDDEDEFDNDNESSMRTFTAARLENNNSVGSARNTKLKTEPVTVKLENPDGGKETGPIGSAVLGSTGGAGSSVTGIVVKEDSVKIFTENIQASGAYSAREESLKREEEAGRLKFVCLGNDGVDDHMVWLIGLKNIFARQLPNMPKEYIVRLVMDRSHKSVMVIRNNQVVGGITYRPYASQRFGEIAFCAITADEQVKGYGTRLMNHLKQHARDIDGLTHFLTYADNNAVGYFIKQGFTKEIYLEKDRWQGYIKDYDGGILMECKIDPKLPYTDLSTMIRRQRQAIDEKIRELSNCHIVYQGIDFQKKEAGIPKKIIKVEDVPGLREAGWTPDQWGHSRFRTSASTDSTSSQKFLTAFMRSLLKSMHDHVDAWPFKEPVDARDVPDYYDIIKDPMDLRTMSKRVESEQYYVTFEMFMADVKRMFHNARTYNSPDTIYYKCSMRLEAHFQSKVQSGLQSGTKIQQ, encoded by the exons ATGGACACACATTCCTCTCACCTTACTGTGCAGAATCGCTCGCGGAACTCACAATCACAAACCCCGTCCCCGTCCCACTCGGCCTCCGCATCCGCCACGTCGTCGATTCACAAGCGCAAACTAGCAGCGACAGCCGCGGCGGCCGCGTCTGAGGACCATGGACCGCCTACATTCCCTTCTTCCTTTTCTGCCGACACTCGCGACGGTGCCTTGACGTCCAATGACGACCTTGAGAGCATCTCCGCCCGCGGCGCCGACTCCGACGCTGACGACTCAGAGGACGCGGTGGTTGACGATGATGAGGACGAGTTCGACAACGACAATGAGTCTTCCATGCGAACCTTCACCGCCGCTCGGCTGGAGAACAATAACTCAGTTGGCTCCGCGCGGAACACGAAGCTGAAGACAGAGCCTGTGACGGTTAAACTTGAGAATCCGGATGGCGGGAAGGAAACTGGTCCCATAGGGAGTGCTGTCTTGGGGTCGACTGGTGGGGCTGGAAGTTCGGTGACGGGAATTGTGGTTAAAGAAGATTCAGTTAAAATATTTACAGAGAATATACAAGCTAGTGGGGCTTATAGTGCTCGAGAAGAGAGCTTAAAGCGAGag GAAGAAGCTGGAAGGCTCAAGTTTGTGTGCCTTGGGAACGATGGTGTTGATGATCATATGGTTTG GTTAATAGGGCTAAAGAATATCTTTGCGAGGCAGCTACCTAACATGCCTAAGGAGTACATTGTCCGACTTGTGATGGATAG AAGCCACAAGTCGGTTATGGTTATCAGAAATAATCAGGTTGTTGGTGGCATAACATATCGCCCATATGCCag CCAAAGGTTTGGGGAGATAGCTTTTTGTGCAATTACAGCTGATGAACAAGTAAAAGGTTATGGCACCAGATTGATGAACCATTTAAAGCAGCATGCACGTGATATTGATGGGCTAACACATTTTCTAACATATGCTGATAATAATGCTGttggttattttattaaacag GGTTTTACCAAAGAGATTTACTTGGAGAAGGACCGATGGCAAGG GTATATAAAGGATTATGATGGAGGAATCCTTATGGAATGTAAAATTGATCCAAAGCTGCCATACACTGATCTATCGACCATGATCCGCCGTCAAAGGCAG GCAATTGATGAGAAGATAAGAGAGCTCTCAAATTGCCATATTGTCTACCAAGGAATTGATTTTCAGAAG aaagaAGCTGGTATccctaaaaaaataatcaaagttGAGGATGTTCCTGGTTTGA GGGAAGCTGGGTGGACTCCTGATCAATGGGGTCATTCACGATTTAGAACAAGTGCTTCCACTGACAGTACATCAagtcaaaaatttttaactgcATTCATGCGCTCACTTCTGAAG TCAATGCATGACCATGTTGATGCTTGGCCATTCAAGGAGCCGGTTGATGCCCGTGATGTTCCTGATTATTATGACATCATTAAAGATCCCATGG ATCTAAGGACAATGTCAAAAAGAGTAGAATCAGAACAATATTATGTCACATTTGAGATGTTTATGGCCGATGTCAAGAGGATGTTTCACAATGCTCGCACTTATAATTCCCCTGACACCATCTACTATAAATGTTCAATGAG GCTGGAAGCACACTTTCAAAGCAAAGTTCAATCAGGTCTGCAATCTGGCACCAAAATTCAGCAGTAA
- the LOC123211409 gene encoding V-type proton ATPase subunit F-like isoform X1, translated as MFASSRMANRPQIRTSDSALIAMIADEDTVVGFLLAGVGNVDLRRKTNYLIVDSKTTVKQIEDAFKEFTSREDIAIVLISQFVANMIRFLVDSYKQPIPAILEIPSKDHPYDPAHDSVLSRVKYLFSAESVASGRR; from the exons ATGTTTGCT tcATCTAGAATGGCCAACAGACCTCAAATTCGTACCAGTGATTCAGCTCTCATCGCGATGATTGCCGATGAG gACACTGTAGTTGGATTTCTACTTGCTGGAGTTGGAAATGTTGACTTGCGGAGAAAAACAAATTACCTTATTGTGGATTCAA aAACTACTGTGAAACAAATTGAAGATGCATTTAAAGAGTTCACATCCAGGGAGGATATTGCAATAGTGCTGATTAGCCAGTTT GTTGCAAATATGATAAGGTTTTTGGTTGATAGCTACAAACAACCAATCCCTGCAATTTTGGAGATTCCTTCTAAGGATCATCCATATGATCCTGCACATGATTCAGTTCTTTCACGAGTGAAGTACCTCTTCTCTGCAGAATCTGTGGCATCTGGGAGACGCTAA
- the LOC123211086 gene encoding histone acetyltransferase GCN5-like isoform X2 — MDTHSSHLTVQNRSRNSQSQTPSPSHSASASATSSIHKRKLAATAAAAASEDHGPPTFPSSFSADTRDGALTSNDDLESISARGADSDADDSEDAVVDDDEDEFDNDNESSMRTFTAARLENNNSVGSARNTKLKTEPVTVKLENPDGGKETGPIGSAVLGSTGGAGSSVTGIVVKEDSVKIFTENIQASGAYSAREESLKREEEAGRLKFVCLGNDGVDDHMVWLIGLKNIFARQLPNMPKEYIVRLVMDRSHKSVMVIRNNQVVGGITYRPYASQRFGEIAFCAITADEQVKGYGTRLMNHLKQHARDIDGLTHFLTYADNNAVGYFIKQGFTKEIYLEKDRWQGYIKDYDGGILMECKIDPKLPYTDLSTMIRRQRQAIDEKIRELSNCHIVYQGIDFQKVHGIFKNMLLIYWMTVNLFKEAGIPKKIIKVEDVPGLREAGWTPDQWGHSRFRTSASTDSTSSQKFLTAFMRSLLKSMHDHVDAWPFKEPVDARDVPDYYDIIKDPMDLRTMSKRVESEQYYVTFEMFMADVKRMFHNARTYNSPDTIYYKCSMRLEAHFQSKVQSGLQSGTKIQQ, encoded by the exons ATGGACACACATTCCTCTCACCTTACTGTGCAGAATCGCTCGCGGAACTCACAATCACAAACCCCGTCCCCGTCCCACTCGGCCTCCGCATCCGCCACGTCGTCGATTCACAAGCGCAAACTAGCAGCGACAGCCGCGGCGGCCGCGTCTGAGGACCATGGACCGCCTACATTCCCTTCTTCCTTTTCTGCCGACACTCGCGACGGTGCCTTGACGTCCAATGACGACCTTGAGAGCATCTCCGCCCGCGGCGCCGACTCCGACGCTGACGACTCAGAGGACGCGGTGGTTGACGATGATGAGGACGAGTTCGACAACGACAATGAGTCTTCCATGCGAACCTTCACCGCCGCTCGGCTGGAGAACAATAACTCAGTTGGCTCCGCGCGGAACACGAAGCTGAAGACAGAGCCTGTGACGGTTAAACTTGAGAATCCGGATGGCGGGAAGGAAACTGGTCCCATAGGGAGTGCTGTCTTGGGGTCGACTGGTGGGGCTGGAAGTTCGGTGACGGGAATTGTGGTTAAAGAAGATTCAGTTAAAATATTTACAGAGAATATACAAGCTAGTGGGGCTTATAGTGCTCGAGAAGAGAGCTTAAAGCGAGag GAAGAAGCTGGAAGGCTCAAGTTTGTGTGCCTTGGGAACGATGGTGTTGATGATCATATGGTTTG GTTAATAGGGCTAAAGAATATCTTTGCGAGGCAGCTACCTAACATGCCTAAGGAGTACATTGTCCGACTTGTGATGGATAG AAGCCACAAGTCGGTTATGGTTATCAGAAATAATCAGGTTGTTGGTGGCATAACATATCGCCCATATGCCag CCAAAGGTTTGGGGAGATAGCTTTTTGTGCAATTACAGCTGATGAACAAGTAAAAGGTTATGGCACCAGATTGATGAACCATTTAAAGCAGCATGCACGTGATATTGATGGGCTAACACATTTTCTAACATATGCTGATAATAATGCTGttggttattttattaaacag GGTTTTACCAAAGAGATTTACTTGGAGAAGGACCGATGGCAAGG GTATATAAAGGATTATGATGGAGGAATCCTTATGGAATGTAAAATTGATCCAAAGCTGCCATACACTGATCTATCGACCATGATCCGCCGTCAAAGGCAG GCAATTGATGAGAAGATAAGAGAGCTCTCAAATTGCCATATTGTCTACCAAGGAATTGATTTTCAGAAGGTACATGGCATCTTTAAGAATATGCTATTAATTTATTGGATGACAGTGAATTTATTT aaagaAGCTGGTATccctaaaaaaataatcaaagttGAGGATGTTCCTGGTTTGA GGGAAGCTGGGTGGACTCCTGATCAATGGGGTCATTCACGATTTAGAACAAGTGCTTCCACTGACAGTACATCAagtcaaaaatttttaactgcATTCATGCGCTCACTTCTGAAG TCAATGCATGACCATGTTGATGCTTGGCCATTCAAGGAGCCGGTTGATGCCCGTGATGTTCCTGATTATTATGACATCATTAAAGATCCCATGG ATCTAAGGACAATGTCAAAAAGAGTAGAATCAGAACAATATTATGTCACATTTGAGATGTTTATGGCCGATGTCAAGAGGATGTTTCACAATGCTCGCACTTATAATTCCCCTGACACCATCTACTATAAATGTTCAATGAG GCTGGAAGCACACTTTCAAAGCAAAGTTCAATCAGGTCTGCAATCTGGCACCAAAATTCAGCAGTAA
- the LOC123211410 gene encoding tryptophan synthase alpha chain-like, producing MAAFVHWLYSLLLEIISMLKEVVPLLSCPISLGTYCNPILKRGVEKFMSTIRDTGVQGLLFPDVPLEETESLRKEAFKHNIELVLLATPTTPRDRMKSIVEVSEGFVYLLSSTGVTGARASVSEKARNLIQEIKEASTKPVAIGFGISKPEHAKQVAEWGADSVIVRSAMVKLQGEAKSPEEGLKEVENFTKSLKSALL from the exons ATGGCGGCCTTTGTTCATTGGCTTTATAGTCTATTATTGGAAATTATTTCTATGTTGAAAGAG GTGGTTCCACTATTATCTTGTCCAATTTCATTGGGTACATATTGCAACCCAATTCTTAAGCGTGGAGTGGAGAAGTTCATGTCCACCATAAGAGATACAGGTGTGCAAG GGCTTCTGTTTCCAGATGTCCCTCTAGAGGAGACTGAATCTTTAAGGAAGGAAGCCTTCAAACACAATATTGAGCTC GTTCTACTTGCAACTCCAACTACTCCAAGAGATCGAATGAAATCCATTGTTGAAGTATCAGAGGGATTTGTCTATCTC CTAAGCTCAACTGGAGTTACGGGGGCACGAGCATCTGTCAGCGAGAAAGCTCGAAATCTTATCCAAGAAATTAAAGAG GCATCAACTAAACCAGTAGCAATTGGCTTCGGCATATCGAAACCTGAGCATGCGAAGCAA GTAGCGGAGTGGGGAGCTGATAGCGTGATCGTCAGGAGTGCAATGGTGAAGCTACAGGGTGAAGCGAAATCTCCAGAGGAAGGATTgaaagaagttgaaaatttcacaaaatcCTTAAAATCTGCACTGCTGTGA
- the LOC123211409 gene encoding V-type proton ATPase subunit F-like isoform X2, with protein sequence MANRPQIRTSDSALIAMIADEDTVVGFLLAGVGNVDLRRKTNYLIVDSKTTVKQIEDAFKEFTSREDIAIVLISQFVANMIRFLVDSYKQPIPAILEIPSKDHPYDPAHDSVLSRVKYLFSAESVASGRR encoded by the exons ATGGCCAACAGACCTCAAATTCGTACCAGTGATTCAGCTCTCATCGCGATGATTGCCGATGAG gACACTGTAGTTGGATTTCTACTTGCTGGAGTTGGAAATGTTGACTTGCGGAGAAAAACAAATTACCTTATTGTGGATTCAA aAACTACTGTGAAACAAATTGAAGATGCATTTAAAGAGTTCACATCCAGGGAGGATATTGCAATAGTGCTGATTAGCCAGTTT GTTGCAAATATGATAAGGTTTTTGGTTGATAGCTACAAACAACCAATCCCTGCAATTTTGGAGATTCCTTCTAAGGATCATCCATATGATCCTGCACATGATTCAGTTCTTTCACGAGTGAAGTACCTCTTCTCTGCAGAATCTGTGGCATCTGGGAGACGCTAA
- the LOC123211088 gene encoding light-inducible protein CPRF2-like isoform X1, giving the protein MGSSMNSVFSADDFSDSFWSSPGATPPRDPDPLHELPMHRSLSEWALQEFLADTPVVSQSTASRNGTSVVTQPTVLTTEEGFDDDLMEIKTPPYQDQALPGPLDRCANYDDYQAYLKSKLDLACAAVALRGSFVKPEDKPSLTENQRQAQLGSQALVTQQKADVGSLGTTPLPAMQGKSGVQVGQAASGSSREDSDDDEPEGDTENTEGSDPVDDKRARRMLSNRESARRSRRRKQAHLSELEAQTGQLRVDNSSLLKGLTDLKHKCDDAIVDNRILKADIETLRVKVKMAEETMKRLTGVNPMLLAKHDAKFALIDNFMGASTNATLPMQPNPNQFFHQPGPSIATTTPNIHNLDHGIPNNTQVSIENLQNNSGGNNRAETSISQPLVNREHVHQLIHHIVNPSGSGAISGWDSGLAHASGGKNVKKQN; this is encoded by the exons aTGGGAAGTTCGATGAATAGTGTGTTCTCCGCCGACGATTTCTCTGACTCGTTCTGGTCGTCCCCTGGCGCGACTCCGCCTCGGGATCCGGATCCGCTTCATGAGTTGCCGATGCACCGCAGCCTATCGGAGTGGGCGCTGCAGGAATTTTTAGCTGATACTCCTGTGGTTTCGCAATCGACGGCGTCGAGAAATGGTACTTCGGTGGTGACGCAACCGACGGTGTTGACAACTGAGGAAGGCTTTGATGATGACTTGATGGAGATCAAGACGCCGCCATATCAGGATCAAGCTCTTCCTGGACCGTTGGATCGATGTGCTAATTATGATGATTACCAAGCTTATCTCAAAAGCAAACTCGATCTAGCTTGTGCTGCTGTTGCTCTTAGG GGTTCTTTTGTGAAGCCAGAAGATAAACCTTCTTTAACTGAGAATCAAAGACAGGCTCAGTTGGGATCTCAGGCTCTTG TGACACAGCAAAAAGCTGATGTTGGATCACTTGGCACTACGCCCTTACCTGCCATGCAAGGGAAATCAGGGGTGCAAGTTGGGCAAGCAGCCAGTGGCTCATCAAGAGAAGATTCAGATGATGATGAGCCTGAAGGAGACACAGAGAATACAGAGGGTTCTGATCCAGTGGATGACAAACGTGCTAGAAG GATGTTGTCAAATCGTGAGTCAGCTAGACGCTCTAGGAGAAGAAAGCAAGCCCATTTAAGTGAACTAGAAGCACAG ACTGGTCAGTTGAGAGTTGATAATTCTTCTTTACTGAAAGGCCTTACGGACCTGAAACATAAATGCGATGACGCCATTGTTGACAATAGAATATTGAAAGCTGATATTGAGACATTGAGAGTAAAG GTGAAAATGGCAGAAGAAACAATGAAGAGATTGACAGGGGTGAACCCAATGCTTTTAGCTAAGCATGATGCCAAATTTGCATTGATTGACAATTTCATGGGAGCATCTACAAATGCAACCTTACCAATGCAACCGAACCCAAACCAGTTCTTTCACCAACCAGGGCCAAGCATTGCTACTACCACCCCAAATATCCATAATTTGGATCATGGTATCCCAAATAACACCCAGGTTTCCATTGAAAATCTGCAAAACAACAGCGGTGGAAACAACAGGGCTGAAACTTCCATCTCGCAACCTTTGGTTAACAGAGAGCATGTGCACCAGCTGATTCACCATATAGTCAATCCATCTGGATCGGGGGCTATATCTGGCTGGGACTCTGGACTTGCTCATGCAAGTGGAGGTAAGAATGTTAAGAAGCAGAACTAG
- the LOC123211088 gene encoding light-inducible protein CPRF2-like isoform X2, whose amino-acid sequence MGSSMNSVFSADDFSDSFWSSPGATPPRDPDPLHELPMHRSLSEWALQEFLADTPVVSQSTASRNGTSVVTQPTVLTTEEGFDDDLMEIKTPPYQDQALPGPLDRCANYDDYQAYLKSKLDLACAAVALRGSFVKPEDKPSLTENQRQAQLGSQALVTQQKADVGSLGTTPLPAMQGKSGVQVGQAASGSSREDSDDDEPEGDTENTEGSDPVDDKRARRMLSNRESARRSRRRKQAHLSELEAQTGQLRVDNSSLLKGLTDLKHKCDDAIVDNRILKADIETLRVKVHYIDAIPLLAKVT is encoded by the exons aTGGGAAGTTCGATGAATAGTGTGTTCTCCGCCGACGATTTCTCTGACTCGTTCTGGTCGTCCCCTGGCGCGACTCCGCCTCGGGATCCGGATCCGCTTCATGAGTTGCCGATGCACCGCAGCCTATCGGAGTGGGCGCTGCAGGAATTTTTAGCTGATACTCCTGTGGTTTCGCAATCGACGGCGTCGAGAAATGGTACTTCGGTGGTGACGCAACCGACGGTGTTGACAACTGAGGAAGGCTTTGATGATGACTTGATGGAGATCAAGACGCCGCCATATCAGGATCAAGCTCTTCCTGGACCGTTGGATCGATGTGCTAATTATGATGATTACCAAGCTTATCTCAAAAGCAAACTCGATCTAGCTTGTGCTGCTGTTGCTCTTAGG GGTTCTTTTGTGAAGCCAGAAGATAAACCTTCTTTAACTGAGAATCAAAGACAGGCTCAGTTGGGATCTCAGGCTCTTG TGACACAGCAAAAAGCTGATGTTGGATCACTTGGCACTACGCCCTTACCTGCCATGCAAGGGAAATCAGGGGTGCAAGTTGGGCAAGCAGCCAGTGGCTCATCAAGAGAAGATTCAGATGATGATGAGCCTGAAGGAGACACAGAGAATACAGAGGGTTCTGATCCAGTGGATGACAAACGTGCTAGAAG GATGTTGTCAAATCGTGAGTCAGCTAGACGCTCTAGGAGAAGAAAGCAAGCCCATTTAAGTGAACTAGAAGCACAG ACTGGTCAGTTGAGAGTTGATAATTCTTCTTTACTGAAAGGCCTTACGGACCTGAAACATAAATGCGATGACGCCATTGTTGACAATAGAATATTGAAAGCTGATATTGAGACATTGAGAGTAAAG GTTCACTATATTGATGCTATCCCCTTGTTGGCCAAAGTTACATAA